One genomic window of Acidovorax radicis includes the following:
- the rhuM gene encoding RhuM family protein, whose amino-acid sequence MLVEDSVIRNFRVTVPDGKSCNTKHFNLAAIIAVDYKVNSERTVQFRKWATAII is encoded by the coding sequence GTGCTGGTCGAGGATTCAGTTATTCGAAATTTTCGAGTAACTGTCCCCGATGGAAAAAGCTGCAACACCAAGCATTTCAACCTGGCTGCAATCATCGCCGTTGACTACAAAGTCAATTCCGAGCGCACAGTGCAGTTCAGAAAGTGGGCCACAGCCATCATCTAG